A region of Pseudomonadota bacterium DNA encodes the following proteins:
- a CDS encoding class I SAM-dependent methyltransferase, which yields MIENAGRVLCRVCGGGDLHSFLDLGGMPLANALLTEEELALPEPRFPLDVSSCARCGLVQLPLVVSPAALFQRYVYFSSVSQFMTRHFAALAREAAARFVAPGGLAVEIGSNDGVLLQALRGEDVRILGVEPATNVAEVARAKGVPTINFFFSEALAQEIRHREGPASLVFAANVLAHMDDVADAARGIEHLLDARGVLVVECPYVVDFIEKKAFDTIYHEHLSCFGVRPLVALFEQVGLEVFDVRRLPVHGGSIRVYVRRHRDGARPAERPVAELAALEDRAGVRARDRLDALAREIRALRDEIRDAILGLRREGKRVAAYTAPAKGNTLLNYCEFTTEEIEYLADATPAKHGLYAPGSHIPILPIEAFHERPPDYALLLAWNHRDEVLAREEVYRRAGGRFLVPIPAVEIV from the coding sequence ATGATCGAAAACGCCGGCCGCGTCCTCTGCCGTGTCTGCGGCGGGGGCGATCTCCACTCCTTCCTCGATCTCGGGGGGATGCCGCTGGCGAACGCCCTTCTCACGGAGGAAGAGCTCGCCCTTCCAGAGCCGCGCTTTCCGCTCGACGTCTCGTCGTGCGCTCGATGCGGGCTCGTCCAACTCCCTCTCGTCGTCTCGCCCGCGGCCCTCTTTCAGCGCTACGTGTATTTCTCGTCCGTCTCGCAGTTCATGACGCGGCACTTCGCCGCCCTTGCCAGGGAAGCCGCAGCCCGCTTCGTCGCCCCTGGAGGCCTCGCCGTCGAGATCGGCTCGAACGACGGCGTTCTGCTCCAGGCACTCCGGGGCGAGGACGTGCGGATCCTCGGCGTGGAGCCCGCGACGAACGTCGCGGAAGTCGCCCGGGCGAAGGGGGTGCCGACCATCAACTTCTTCTTCAGCGAGGCGCTCGCGCAGGAGATCCGCCACCGCGAAGGTCCGGCGTCGCTCGTCTTCGCCGCGAACGTTCTGGCGCACATGGACGATGTTGCCGACGCGGCGCGCGGCATCGAGCACCTGCTCGACGCGCGGGGTGTGCTTGTCGTTGAATGCCCGTACGTCGTCGACTTCATCGAGAAGAAGGCGTTCGACACGATCTACCACGAGCACCTCTCGTGCTTCGGAGTCCGCCCGCTCGTCGCGCTCTTCGAGCAGGTCGGGCTCGAAGTCTTCGATGTTCGGCGCCTCCCCGTGCACGGCGGATCCATCCGCGTCTACGTCCGCCGCCACCGCGACGGCGCGAGGCCTGCTGAGCGCCCCGTTGCGGAGCTCGCCGCGCTCGAGGATCGGGCCGGCGTGAGGGCTCGCGACCGCCTCGACGCTCTCGCACGAGAAATCCGCGCACTCCGGGACGAGATCCGCGACGCCATCCTCGGTCTCCGCCGAGAAGGGAAGCGGGTCGCCGCCTACACCGCTCCCGCGAAAGGCAACACGCTCCTCAACTACTGCGAATTCACCACCGAGGAGATCGAGTACCTCGCCGACGCGACACCCGCGAAGCATGGGCTCTACGCCCCGGGGAGCCACATCCCGATCCTGCCGATCGAGGCGTTCCACGAGCGGCCGCCCGACTACGCGCTGCTTCTCGCCTGGAACCACCGCGACGAAGTGCTGGCGCGCGAGGAGGTTTACCGGCGGGCCGGCGGACGGTTCCTCGTGCCGATCCCGGCCGTCGAGATCGTCTGA
- a CDS encoding glycosyltransferase family 2 protein, which yields MRPMVLMLAYNAEKTLGRTFESLPASLKPHVVVGDDCSADGTREVATRLGLRVVRHERNLNYGGNLKRLFRLFLEEGADVAVELHADYQYDPALADLMVEYVGRGYFDFIQANRIRSRAECLAGGMPLSRYLGNRALTLFENLWFGTTFGEWHSGLRAYAREVVEALPIDTYGNTHAFASEILMGAVAAGFRVGEVPCPVRYAADSSSVDVSGLFFYAARTARAALRHPPWRRLPLRQPRRR from the coding sequence ATGCGTCCCATGGTGCTGATGCTCGCCTACAACGCCGAGAAGACCCTCGGGCGGACGTTCGAATCGCTCCCGGCTTCTCTCAAGCCTCACGTCGTCGTCGGCGACGACTGCAGCGCGGACGGCACCCGCGAGGTCGCGACCCGCCTCGGCCTCCGCGTCGTCCGCCACGAGCGGAACCTCAACTACGGGGGAAACCTGAAGCGGCTCTTCCGGCTCTTCCTCGAGGAAGGGGCCGATGTCGCCGTCGAGCTCCACGCCGACTACCAATACGACCCGGCGCTCGCCGACCTCATGGTCGAGTACGTGGGTCGCGGCTACTTCGACTTCATTCAGGCGAACCGCATCCGCTCGCGCGCCGAATGCCTGGCGGGCGGCATGCCGCTCTCCCGCTACCTCGGAAACCGCGCGCTCACGCTCTTCGAGAATCTCTGGTTCGGGACGACGTTCGGGGAATGGCACAGCGGGCTTCGTGCCTACGCGCGAGAGGTCGTCGAGGCGCTTCCGATCGATACCTACGGCAACACGCACGCGTTCGCGAGCGAGATCCTCATGGGCGCCGTCGCCGCCGGCTTTCGCGTGGGCGAGGTCCCGTGCCCGGTGCGTTACGCGGCCGACAGTTCGTCCGTCGACGTCTCGGGACTGTTCTTCTACGCCGCGCGGACGGCACGCGCCGCGCTCCGACATCCGCCGTGGAGACGGCTTCCCCTGCGGCAGCCACGGCGACGGTGA